Proteins encoded by one window of Candidatus Omnitrophota bacterium:
- a CDS encoding diguanylate cyclase, whose product MSNTTSRSKNRIRFFPYQGTIVLCLLIWSSANRSESQPADSFPSFLSVERLTTDDGLASNQIRVIHRSQSGFMWFLTDRGLIRYDGYEAINYQYNPNDNNSLSNNELTSILEDGDGILWIGSKEGFNRFDPKTGLFKRYFHDPNKPASINDNFVTHILKDKKGRYWIATHCGLNLFDPVRETFRSFHRDPNNPDSLGMEHINRLAEDLSGKLWLGPLGNASIERFDPDSFVIQRYKNLLIEPANYPDVITFAVDPSGSVLFGSWAWGLFQVNPADGSFKNFRCNPSDPRSLSGDIVHSIIPDGKGRYWIGTRGGGLCRFDPQTGRFQRIKVVWKTDPNAVIETIFCIYQDNAGILWLGTMNDGVCRYDSNREQFLCIKNNPKNPTSLSENRVYAICASRDGTIWIGTDGGGLNQYDPKTNSMVAHYVNDPSRADSLASNTVISLYEDSKGTLYVGCWQTQEGAFSRFLPETKTFRRYPHNPGHPDGLHCITARALRGDSFGKIWIGGDGSGICIFDPNNETFQRCVKDTSSARGLRDRNIRCFYEDHSQTMWVGTESAGLLRYDRSQDRFVEYRDASLNLNRLSTANIMTIYEDRQNALWLGTENGIVRLSPDRTQSTNFSMSDGLADSVVKGILEDDYGFLWISMDNGKMSRFHPETRQIRNFDRSDGLQGLAFNSNCFAKGLNGEFYFGGIGGVNCIWPDRITQNANIPPIALIAFNVLGKSHPFEPFLSAGQPIRLDYRQNYLSFEFAALNYTHSHKNQYAYRLTPLETDWNVSGVRRYAQYTALEPGDYIFQAKGSNNDGEWNEKGISLSISIKSPYWRTWWFKTGSAAFILATLFLGYRYRVRFLEKQRIFLEMEVEKRTRELNEANRALERLSKQDGLTKLANRRCFDEHIEMEWRRSLRNRTPISLIFIDVDFFKPYNDFYGHQAGDECLQRIAEAIRGFVNRPGDLVARYGGEEFMMVLTDAEPAIAYQIAEQLRLQVESLTMPHHQSNAAPIVTISLGVASMIPRPEESPDRLIQAADQALYQSKQKGRNIATAACIN is encoded by the coding sequence TTGTCGAATACAACATCTCGCTCAAAAAATCGAATCCGTTTTTTTCCCTATCAGGGAACGATCGTTCTATGTTTACTTATATGGAGTTCGGCGAATCGTTCCGAATCCCAGCCCGCCGATTCTTTTCCCTCCTTCTTGTCCGTGGAAAGGCTCACGACCGACGACGGCCTCGCCAGCAACCAAATTCGAGTCATTCATCGCAGTCAATCCGGATTCATGTGGTTTCTTACGGATAGGGGTTTAATAAGATATGATGGATATGAAGCCATCAATTATCAGTACAATCCAAATGACAACAACTCTCTATCCAATAATGAATTAACTTCCATATTGGAAGACGGCGATGGAATCCTTTGGATCGGCTCTAAGGAAGGATTTAACCGCTTCGATCCCAAGACCGGACTATTCAAACGTTATTTCCATGATCCCAACAAACCGGCCAGCATTAACGATAATTTTGTTACCCATATTCTGAAAGATAAAAAAGGAAGATATTGGATCGCGACCCATTGCGGACTCAACCTATTCGATCCCGTTCGCGAAACTTTCCGATCTTTCCATCGCGATCCCAACAATCCCGATTCGTTGGGAATGGAGCATATCAACCGTCTCGCCGAAGACCTGTCGGGAAAACTCTGGCTCGGCCCTCTAGGCAATGCATCCATAGAACGATTCGATCCGGATTCCTTTGTTATCCAACGATATAAAAACTTACTCATTGAGCCTGCTAACTATCCCGACGTTATAACGTTTGCCGTCGATCCTTCCGGTTCTGTGTTATTCGGTTCTTGGGCCTGGGGACTATTCCAGGTGAATCCCGCCGACGGCTCTTTCAAAAATTTCCGCTGCAATCCTTCCGATCCTCGCAGCCTCTCCGGCGATATCGTGCATAGTATTATTCCCGACGGGAAAGGCAGGTATTGGATCGGAACGCGGGGAGGCGGGCTTTGCCGATTCGATCCCCAGACCGGACGATTCCAGCGTATAAAAGTCGTATGGAAAACCGATCCGAACGCCGTCATCGAGACAATCTTCTGCATCTATCAAGACAATGCCGGCATTTTATGGCTTGGAACCATGAATGACGGAGTCTGCCGCTACGACAGCAATCGGGAGCAGTTTCTCTGTATTAAAAACAATCCCAAAAATCCAACCAGTTTGAGCGAAAATCGCGTATACGCTATATGCGCCAGCCGGGATGGAACCATCTGGATCGGAACCGACGGCGGCGGGCTGAACCAATACGATCCCAAAACCAATTCGATGGTTGCGCATTATGTCAACGATCCTTCTCGCGCCGATAGTCTCGCCAGTAATACGGTGATCTCATTGTATGAGGACTCCAAGGGAACCCTCTACGTGGGTTGTTGGCAAACTCAAGAAGGAGCGTTCAGCCGTTTTCTCCCGGAAACAAAAACCTTTCGCCGGTATCCCCACAATCCGGGGCATCCGGATGGATTGCACTGCATCACCGCCCGCGCTCTTCGGGGGGATTCCTTCGGGAAAATATGGATTGGCGGCGACGGCAGCGGAATATGCATCTTCGATCCGAATAATGAAACCTTTCAACGTTGCGTAAAGGATACCTCTTCAGCCAGAGGATTGCGCGATAGAAATATTCGTTGTTTTTATGAAGATCATTCCCAAACCATGTGGGTGGGAACCGAAAGCGCAGGTTTGCTGCGCTACGATCGCAGCCAGGATCGATTCGTCGAATATCGCGACGCTTCCCTCAATCTCAACCGCTTATCCACGGCCAATATAATGACGATTTATGAGGATCGACAAAACGCTCTATGGCTGGGTACGGAAAACGGCATCGTCCGTCTTAGCCCCGATCGCACCCAATCTACGAATTTTTCCATGAGCGACGGTTTGGCGGACAGCGTGGTAAAAGGAATCCTGGAAGACGACTATGGATTTCTTTGGATCAGCATGGATAACGGAAAAATGTCCCGCTTCCATCCCGAAACCCGGCAAATCCGGAATTTCGACCGCAGCGACGGTTTGCAAGGATTGGCGTTTAACTCCAATTGTTTCGCCAAAGGATTGAACGGCGAGTTTTATTTCGGAGGAATCGGCGGCGTAAATTGCATCTGGCCCGATCGAATCACTCAGAATGCGAACATCCCTCCCATCGCGCTTATTGCCTTTAATGTGCTGGGCAAATCTCATCCCTTCGAACCGTTTCTCTCCGCAGGACAACCCATTCGGCTCGATTACCGCCAAAATTATTTGTCATTCGAATTCGCCGCCCTGAATTATACCCACTCGCATAAAAACCAATATGCGTATCGTTTAACGCCGCTCGAAACCGACTGGAACGTTTCCGGCGTCCGGCGTTACGCGCAATATACGGCGCTGGAACCGGGCGATTACATTTTCCAAGCTAAAGGCTCCAACAACGACGGCGAATGGAACGAGAAAGGAATTTCCCTATCCATTTCCATAAAATCTCCCTATTGGAGAACCTGGTGGTTTAAAACTGGAAGCGCCGCATTCATCCTTGCGACCCTCTTTCTGGGATACCGCTATCGAGTCCGTTTTTTGGAGAAACAGAGAATATTCTTGGAAATGGAAGTTGAAAAGCGAACTCGCGAGCTGAATGAAGCCAACCGAGCGTTGGAACGGCTTTCGAAGCAGGATGGATTGACGAAGCTCGCCAACCGCCGCTGCTTCGACGAGCACATCGAGATGGAGTGGAGGCGTTCTTTGCGCAACCGGACGCCAATATCTTTGATCTTTATCGATGTCGATTTTTTCAAACCCTATAACGACTTTTACGGACATCAAGCCGGGGACGAATGCTTGCAAAGAATTGCGGAGGCAATTCGCGGCTTTGTGAATCGTCCCGGCGATCTGGTTGCGCGTTACGGCGGAGAGGAATTCATGATGGTTTTGACGGATGCGGAACCCGCCATCGCCTACCAAATCGCCGAGCAACTTCGGCTTCAGGTCGAATCATTGACAATGCCCCATCATCAATCGAATGCGGCGCCCATCGTTACGATCAGCCTGGGAGTCGCTTCTATGATTCCCAGACCGGAAGAGTCGCCTGATCGGTTGATCCAGGCGGCGGATCAGGCCTTGTATCAATCCAAACAAAAAGGAAGAAACATAGCAACCGCCGCCTGCATCAATTAA
- a CDS encoding M14 family metallopeptidase has product MIVKSLRPIILAAILFAATQNSFSAEATKNYFPALGAPAERKVEVAWNRFYDTKGLEDILKRIQKAYPQLTKLYSIGESYEGRTIWCLELTNREKGDPARKAGMYIDGNIHGNEVQAGEVVMYTAWYLCESYGKVEKVTQLLDDRVFYLIPTINPDGRDNWFHNANTAHSSRSGLKPLDNDRDGLVDEDGYDDLNGDGVITMMRIRDSNGRWKPHPDYPEFLMIRAKPDERGEYDLLGDEGIDNDGDGRVNEDGPGGYDSNRNWAYDWQPPYVQYGSIEFPFSLPNTQAVARFVIAHPNIASGQSYHNAAGMILRSPGREGGAMTPQDDRVMAEIGRKGERMLPFYRSLVCWSGLYPVWGGEFDWFYGARGIYCYTNELWTPRNMFRDGGGRDEDDADFLRYLTMEQGIVKWQACDHPTYGKIEIGGTAKEFSRTPPSFLLEEECHRNMAFTLYNAEMMPKIQFGDVSVESLGGDLYKVWVEVRNEGMIPTRSGQDVNHSISTPDVISLEGKNVRVLSGGRVTDRYFKRVDPVEVRPHRVEIPAIGGLDSERAQFVVKGKGEVAITADSVKGGLIRKTIELK; this is encoded by the coding sequence ATGATCGTCAAATCCCTTCGCCCTATCATCCTCGCCGCCATTCTTTTTGCGGCGACGCAAAATTCCTTTTCAGCGGAAGCAACCAAGAATTATTTTCCCGCTCTCGGCGCGCCCGCCGAACGCAAGGTGGAAGTCGCTTGGAACCGCTTTTACGATACGAAAGGCTTGGAAGATATTCTTAAGCGCATCCAAAAAGCCTATCCCCAATTGACGAAACTCTATTCCATCGGCGAGTCTTACGAAGGACGAACCATCTGGTGTCTTGAATTGACCAACCGAGAGAAAGGCGATCCCGCGCGCAAGGCGGGCATGTATATCGACGGCAACATCCACGGCAACGAAGTCCAGGCGGGCGAGGTGGTCATGTACACCGCTTGGTATCTCTGCGAGAGTTACGGCAAAGTCGAAAAAGTAACCCAGCTCCTCGACGATCGCGTCTTCTATCTTATCCCCACCATCAATCCCGACGGGCGCGACAATTGGTTTCACAACGCCAATACGGCACATTCTTCCCGCAGCGGCTTGAAACCCCTCGACAACGACCGAGACGGCCTTGTCGACGAAGATGGGTATGACGATCTCAACGGCGACGGCGTCATCACCATGATGCGCATCCGCGATTCCAACGGACGTTGGAAGCCCCATCCCGATTATCCCGAATTTCTCATGATCCGCGCCAAGCCCGACGAGCGGGGCGAATATGATCTGCTCGGCGATGAGGGAATCGACAACGACGGCGACGGCCGCGTCAACGAAGACGGCCCCGGCGGCTACGATTCCAACCGCAACTGGGCCTACGACTGGCAACCGCCTTATGTCCAATACGGTTCCATCGAATTTCCCTTCTCCCTGCCCAACACCCAAGCCGTCGCTCGCTTCGTCATCGCGCATCCCAACATCGCCAGCGGCCAATCCTACCACAACGCGGCGGGAATGATCCTGCGCAGTCCCGGCCGCGAGGGCGGCGCCATGACGCCGCAAGACGACCGCGTCATGGCCGAAATCGGCCGCAAGGGCGAGAGGATGCTGCCCTTCTATCGCTCGCTGGTCTGCTGGAGCGGATTGTATCCCGTGTGGGGCGGCGAATTCGATTGGTTCTATGGCGCTCGCGGCATTTATTGCTATACCAACGAACTATGGACGCCGCGAAACATGTTTCGGGATGGAGGCGGCCGGGACGAGGACGACGCCGATTTCCTGCGTTATTTGACAATGGAGCAGGGCATTGTGAAATGGCAAGCCTGCGATCATCCCACCTATGGCAAAATCGAAATCGGCGGAACCGCGAAGGAATTCAGCCGCACGCCTCCCTCCTTCCTGCTGGAAGAGGAATGCCACCGCAACATGGCGTTTACTTTATATAATGCCGAGATGATGCCCAAGATTCAATTCGGAGACGTCTCCGTCGAATCCCTCGGCGGCGATCTCTATAAAGTATGGGTGGAAGTGCGCAACGAAGGCATGATCCCCACCCGCTCCGGCCAGGACGTCAACCATTCGATCTCCACGCCGGATGTCATTTCCCTGGAAGGGAAAAACGTCCGCGTTCTCAGCGGGGGACGAGTAACCGACCGCTACTTCAAGCGCGTCGATCCCGTGGAAGTGCGCCCCCACCGCGTAGAAATCCCCGCCATCGGCGGCCTCGATTCGGAACGGGCGCAATTCGTCGTCAAAGGCAAAGGCGAGGTCGCCATAACCGCCGATTCCGTAAAAGGCGGCCTGATCCGCAAGACGATCGAGTTGAAGTGA
- a CDS encoding glycosyltransferase family 2 protein, whose protein sequence is MPQINVFIPHHSNRKHLIPLFSSLLNMGLSSDQAEFILVDNGSADGSVDLVRRKFPLVKIHRFERNQGFAPALNQAVRAYDSEWACFLNNDVWVDPDWLPNLLFAAEKTKSPCAASHILDWTGKKTQFAGGWINLFGKGFESSDILSREPYEIFFPCGGAMLIRRDVFLEAGGFDDEYFMLYEDVDLGWRLRLFGHKIYLAPDAWVMHRGHASLKNEPYSRKAVFYERNSLATIYKNLSDASLCIAMPLALREAELRAHALGGAGSPFRYSSDGLAMREALADFFRLLPHWKEKHAFVQSRRKCSDEEIFKRFFPQPTQMWAYAEQHYRRIAWPQTFSQIWDIFQKASEELGLIPSDEETA, encoded by the coding sequence ATGCCGCAAATCAACGTCTTCATCCCCCATCATTCCAATCGGAAACACCTGATCCCCCTTTTTTCTTCTCTTTTGAATATGGGATTATCCAGCGATCAGGCGGAATTCATTCTGGTGGATAATGGTTCGGCGGATGGATCGGTGGACCTGGTTCGCCGAAAATTTCCCCTCGTTAAGATACATCGCTTCGAACGCAATCAGGGATTCGCTCCGGCATTGAATCAAGCCGTACGGGCGTACGATTCGGAATGGGCATGCTTTCTCAACAACGACGTTTGGGTGGATCCCGATTGGCTGCCCAATCTGCTCTTCGCCGCCGAGAAGACGAAATCTCCCTGCGCCGCTTCCCATATTCTCGATTGGACGGGTAAGAAAACCCAATTTGCGGGCGGATGGATCAATCTCTTCGGCAAGGGATTCGAAAGCAGCGATATCCTCTCGCGCGAACCTTACGAAATTTTCTTTCCCTGCGGCGGCGCCATGCTGATTCGGAGAGACGTTTTTCTGGAAGCGGGCGGATTCGACGACGAGTATTTTATGCTTTACGAAGACGTCGATCTCGGCTGGCGCCTGCGCCTTTTCGGCCACAAAATTTATTTGGCGCCGGATGCGTGGGTGATGCATCGCGGACACGCCTCGTTGAAGAACGAACCCTATTCCCGCAAAGCCGTTTTTTACGAGCGCAACAGCCTGGCTACAATATACAAAAATCTATCGGACGCATCCCTCTGCATCGCCATGCCGTTGGCGCTGCGGGAGGCGGAACTGCGCGCCCACGCCCTCGGCGGCGCCGGTTCACCCTTCCGTTATTCTTCCGACGGCCTCGCCATGCGCGAGGCGTTGGCGGATTTTTTCCGCCTGCTTCCCCATTGGAAAGAAAAACACGCCTTCGTGCAATCGCGGCGCAAATGCAGCGATGAGGAAATATTTAAACGCTTCTTTCCCCAACCGACACAAATGTGGGCTTACGCCGAACAGCATTACCGGCGCATCGCCTGGCCGCAAACTTTTTCGCAAATTTGGGATATCTTTCAAAAAGCCTCCGAAGAACTCGGCTTAATCCCATCCGACGAAGAGACGGCGTAA
- the rpmE gene encoding 50S ribosomal protein L31, with the protein MKKGIHPNYYLATVSCACGNTFQTGSTVETIKVEICSACHPFFTGKQKFIDTAGRVERFKRKYKLK; encoded by the coding sequence ATGAAAAAAGGCATCCATCCCAATTATTACCTAGCTACCGTCAGCTGCGCCTGCGGAAACACATTTCAAACCGGTTCCACCGTGGAAACAATCAAGGTTGAAATCTGCTCCGCCTGCCATCCGTTCTTTACGGGGAAACAAAAATTCATCGATACGGCGGGGCGCGTCGAACGCTTTAAACGGAAATATAAACTGAAATAA
- a CDS encoding M14 family metallopeptidase — MPKKTKLQPFRSWAASLLFYLGFAAAAVAADAPSNHWPSCRDEKNLAADLKALRRDHASFFRLDALAKSKEGREVWLAELGRGDEKDRRLRPALLVVAGVEGNDLAGTEMAMAFLNRLCEKEKESKEIQSLLESVVVYVIPRLNPDAAERYFMKPRMEMAGDAAPFDADHDGLVDEDVPDDLDGDGMISWLRVEDPKGTLIPHPGDERLLIEADPAKNERGRFLLFLEGKDNDADKKINEDPLGEVNFNRNFPFHYPWFAPDAGVYQICENETRALAEFILGHPNIAAVFTYASNDNLLKTPPSADRSFGRDPQEKIRTEDSKYYEKLGELYREQLGIEKTIDSPSVSGAFSDWIYFHRGILSLCASAWSPDLALALKKEEPEKKEEKKEEANGEKPKDQEKKEEKKEEKKKEKEDERGKTELEYLKWLDENAPDYFIPWKSVKHPDYPNQKAEIGGFAPYAKTLPPAEFLPQLAEKHAEFLMQLLKKLPRIRIQDIEIKALEQNVFEIEVKVENAGFLPTILAHGERTGEIFPTRLETNLPAGAFLAGSPRARVGALHGSGGIEEIRYIVKAPAGTKVEFTLISAQAGRDARTVVLTGGGK, encoded by the coding sequence ATGCCGAAAAAAACGAAACTCCAACCTTTTCGATCATGGGCGGCGAGCCTTCTTTTCTACCTGGGATTTGCTGCTGCCGCCGTTGCGGCGGATGCGCCCTCCAACCATTGGCCTTCTTGCCGCGACGAAAAAAACCTCGCCGCCGATTTGAAAGCGCTACGGCGGGATCACGCTTCCTTTTTCCGCTTGGACGCTTTGGCAAAATCCAAGGAAGGCCGCGAAGTATGGTTGGCCGAACTAGGCCGGGGCGATGAAAAAGATCGCCGCCTGCGTCCCGCTTTGCTAGTTGTAGCGGGGGTGGAGGGAAACGATCTCGCGGGAACCGAAATGGCGATGGCTTTTCTCAACCGTCTCTGCGAGAAAGAAAAAGAATCCAAGGAAATCCAATCGCTGCTGGAGTCGGTTGTGGTTTACGTCATTCCCCGCCTCAATCCCGACGCCGCCGAACGCTATTTTATGAAGCCGCGCATGGAGATGGCGGGCGATGCAGCGCCCTTCGACGCCGATCATGACGGCTTAGTAGACGAAGACGTCCCCGACGATCTTGACGGCGACGGTATGATTTCCTGGCTGCGCGTAGAAGACCCAAAAGGGACGCTGATCCCCCATCCCGGCGACGAACGCCTCTTGATCGAAGCCGATCCCGCGAAAAACGAACGCGGGCGCTTCCTTCTCTTTTTGGAAGGCAAGGACAATGACGCCGACAAGAAGATCAATGAAGACCCACTCGGCGAAGTGAATTTCAACCGCAACTTTCCCTTCCATTATCCCTGGTTCGCGCCGGACGCGGGCGTCTATCAAATCTGCGAAAACGAAACTCGCGCTCTCGCCGAATTCATTCTCGGTCATCCCAACATTGCCGCCGTCTTCACCTATGCGAGCAATGATAATCTGTTAAAGACGCCGCCCTCAGCCGACCGTTCCTTCGGCCGCGATCCGCAAGAAAAAATCCGGACGGAAGACAGTAAATATTACGAAAAATTAGGCGAACTCTATCGTGAGCAGTTGGGAATCGAAAAAACCATTGATTCGCCCAGCGTTTCCGGCGCTTTCTCCGATTGGATTTACTTCCATCGCGGAATTCTCTCCCTCTGCGCCAGCGCTTGGAGTCCTGACCTTGCGTTAGCCTTGAAGAAAGAAGAGCCTGAGAAGAAGGAAGAAAAAAAAGAAGAAGCAAACGGCGAAAAACCGAAGGATCAAGAAAAAAAGGAAGAGAAAAAAGAAGAAAAGAAGAAGGAAAAAGAAGACGAGCGGGGAAAGACGGAATTAGAGTATTTAAAATGGCTGGATGAAAACGCTCCCGATTATTTCATTCCTTGGAAATCCGTCAAGCATCCCGATTATCCCAACCAAAAGGCGGAAATCGGCGGCTTCGCGCCTTACGCCAAGACGCTGCCTCCCGCGGAATTTCTGCCCCAACTCGCGGAAAAACATGCGGAATTTCTTATGCAACTTCTAAAAAAGTTACCCCGCATCCGCATCCAGGATATCGAAATCAAGGCCTTGGAACAAAATGTTTTCGAGATCGAAGTCAAAGTGGAAAACGCCGGATTCCTGCCTACGATTCTCGCGCATGGCGAACGGACGGGCGAAATCTTTCCCACGCGGTTGGAAACAAATCTTCCCGCCGGCGCATTTCTAGCTGGCAGTCCCCGCGCCCGCGTCGGCGCTCTGCATGGCAGCGGCGGGATAGAGGAAATCCGCTATATCGTCAAAGCCCCTGCGGGAACCAAGGTGGAATTTACCCTAATCTCCGCCCAAGCGGGACGCGATGCGCGAACTGTTGTACTGACTGGAGGTGGAAAATAA
- a CDS encoding glycosyltransferase: MKHFLLLGVGPLPFYESNHLYGFGIRTWQFARPLLAAGHRITLVTCEFGASRESAIHIKYHNDPAIFGHLEHTALPEPNPRNVNVLLTRIEDIIKTHRPNAIIAAGSTISTNLAASLRSELPLWLDMFGDLFAEVQAKSPFTNEGEELKFFHQTLSRVLLRGDRFSTVSEMQRGAAIGQLGLMGRLNRYTLGEELVWTIPCAMDGEISPVKRDSIFRGVETGSSDFILLCSGGFNTWTDVETLFEGIEGAMEKNRRIHCVVTGGAITGHHESGYNRFRSLISKSPYETRFHLLGWVPTEKMAQITLECDLGLNVDLPIYESLLGSRNRLLFWMQCGLPILTTVTTELSRVVSDNRIGLVVPPRESKQLSAKILEAAQNPSEIKSIALRAKRFAYSYFSFEESVQPLLRWAEHPVKASDNAERDVRNGQLFNQVDVLWHSWAFPEHGNELDLTIPRAPKAVIRTRPQGKSWWRRLWGF; encoded by the coding sequence GTGAAGCACTTTCTTCTTTTGGGCGTGGGTCCCCTCCCCTTTTACGAATCGAATCATCTGTATGGATTCGGCATTCGCACTTGGCAATTCGCAAGGCCGCTATTGGCCGCCGGGCATCGCATTACTCTAGTAACCTGCGAATTCGGCGCGTCCAGAGAAAGCGCTATCCATATCAAGTATCACAACGATCCCGCAATTTTCGGCCATCTCGAACATACGGCGCTGCCGGAACCGAATCCCCGCAACGTCAACGTATTGTTAACGCGCATCGAGGACATCATCAAAACGCACCGCCCTAACGCCATCATCGCGGCGGGTTCCACCATTTCCACCAACCTGGCTGCTTCGCTCAGATCCGAACTGCCCCTCTGGCTGGATATGTTCGGCGACCTCTTCGCGGAAGTGCAGGCGAAGAGTCCCTTCACTAACGAAGGGGAGGAATTGAAATTCTTCCATCAAACGCTCTCGCGGGTATTATTGCGCGGCGACCGCTTTTCGACGGTTTCGGAGATGCAGCGGGGCGCCGCTATCGGCCAACTGGGCTTGATGGGACGGTTGAACCGCTACACGCTGGGAGAAGAATTGGTATGGACGATTCCCTGCGCGATGGACGGCGAAATTTCCCCCGTCAAGCGCGATTCCATCTTTCGCGGCGTAGAAACCGGTTCGTCGGATTTTATTCTTTTATGCAGCGGCGGCTTTAACACTTGGACGGATGTGGAAACCCTTTTCGAGGGCATCGAAGGAGCGATGGAAAAGAACCGCCGCATCCATTGCGTCGTGACGGGCGGCGCGATTACGGGACACCACGAGAGCGGTTATAACCGTTTTCGCAGTCTTATTTCCAAAAGCCCTTACGAAACCCGTTTCCACCTTCTGGGATGGGTTCCTACGGAAAAAATGGCGCAAATCACCTTGGAATGCGATTTGGGATTGAACGTCGACCTTCCCATTTACGAATCCCTGCTGGGCAGCCGCAACCGGTTGCTTTTCTGGATGCAGTGCGGCCTTCCGATACTAACCACTGTAACGACGGAACTCTCCCGCGTCGTTTCGGACAATCGAATCGGCCTGGTGGTTCCCCCTCGCGAATCGAAGCAGCTCTCCGCGAAAATTTTGGAGGCGGCGCAAAATCCCAGCGAGATTAAATCGATAGCCTTGCGAGCCAAACGTTTCGCTTATTCCTATTTTTCTTTCGAAGAAAGCGTTCAGCCCTTGCTGCGATGGGCGGAGCATCCCGTGAAAGCCTCCGACAACGCCGAACGGGACGTGCGCAACGGCCAACTCTTCAACCAGGTCGATGTTCTTTGGCATTCCTGGGCTTTTCCCGAACATGGGAACGAGTTGGATTTAACCATTCCCCGCGCGCCTAAGGCCGTGATACGCACTCGCCCCCAAGGCAAAAGCTGGTGGCGGCGGCTTTGGGGATTTTAA
- a CDS encoding epimerase, which yields MEKDYAYPPVIETEEELEEILSRPDAGVIDALSRLDGDLILLGAGGKMGPTLALMARRAFVAAGTDKRVIGVSRFSEPGLRERLERNGVETIAGDLLDREFLGQLPEARNVIFMAGRKFGSTGQEWLTWAMNVYLPGLAAERFRHSRIAAFSTGNVYPLVAPASGGSVETDVPAPIGEYAQSCLGRERIFQHFSQLHKTPGVLLRLNYAVEMRYGALMDIAKKVYEQTPIPLAMGYVNVIWQGDANRWALRSLSLCETPFRILNIAGPEIVSIRWLAQRFGDKFAKNPIFHGEEAETALLNNPAQAVNLFGTPSVSIERIIGWAAHWILSNGPMYDKPTHYEQRDGKF from the coding sequence ATGGAAAAAGATTACGCCTATCCCCCCGTCATCGAAACGGAAGAGGAACTGGAAGAGATTCTTTCCCGTCCCGATGCGGGCGTCATCGATGCGCTGAGCCGTTTGGACGGCGATTTGATCTTGCTTGGCGCCGGTGGGAAAATGGGGCCGACGCTGGCGCTCATGGCCAGGCGGGCGTTCGTTGCAGCGGGAACGGATAAGCGCGTCATCGGCGTTTCCCGCTTTTCCGAGCCGGGCTTAAGAGAGCGCTTGGAACGGAACGGCGTCGAAACTATCGCCGGAGATTTGCTGGACCGGGAATTTCTCGGCCAATTGCCCGAAGCGAGAAACGTTATCTTCATGGCGGGAAGAAAATTCGGCTCAACGGGCCAGGAATGGCTCACATGGGCTATGAACGTTTATCTTCCCGGTCTCGCCGCCGAACGCTTCCGCCATTCGCGCATCGCGGCTTTTTCCACGGGAAACGTCTATCCTCTGGTCGCTCCGGCTTCCGGCGGATCGGTGGAAACGGATGTTCCCGCTCCCATCGGCGAATACGCCCAATCCTGCCTGGGGCGCGAGAGAATCTTTCAGCATTTTTCCCAACTTCACAAAACGCCGGGCGTTTTGCTGCGCCTCAATTACGCCGTCGAAATGCGTTACGGCGCGCTTATGGACATCGCCAAAAAAGTCTATGAGCAAACGCCGATTCCGCTGGCGATGGGTTATGTCAACGTCATCTGGCAAGGAGACGCCAATCGCTGGGCGTTGCGCTCGCTGAGCCTTTGCGAAACGCCTTTCCGCATTTTGAATATCGCCGGTCCGGAAATTGTCTCCATCCGCTGGCTCGCCCAGCGTTTTGGTGATAAATTCGCCAAGAATCCCATTTTTCATGGCGAAGAAGCGGAAACCGCTCTGCTCAATAATCCCGCTCAAGCCGTGAATCTCTTCGGGACGCCTTCAGTTTCTATCGAAAGAATAATCGGCTGGGCGGCGCATTGGATTCTCTCGAACGGACCCATGTACGATAAACCGACCCATTATGAACAACGGGATGGGAAGTTTTAA